In one Silene latifolia isolate original U9 population chromosome 10, ASM4854445v1, whole genome shotgun sequence genomic region, the following are encoded:
- the LOC141607872 gene encoding protein FAR1-RELATED SEQUENCE 5-like translates to MTEVQKQFVTKVKVLKLGDVKAYRGWKELCGGYDNIGATEVDFKNFVRDIKTYIGNFDAQMFVENLIGRKDTCSSFYFDFIVDENKCLAGVFWADPICIKNYMLFGEVLSADATYGTNKYDMVFVPFTGVDHHKRCITFGAGLIGDESIECYTWLFKTFLEAMSGCQPRIIITDQDKSMKSVVPEAFKESTHRLCMWHIMKKLREKVSYQLFQDEDFKTRLNRCVGNNQLEPDEFEEQWGKIMTDYQLVEHEWFSDLYDLGNKWIPPILKIFQCPA, encoded by the coding sequence ATGACAGAGGTACAGAAGCAATTTGTCACAAAGGTAAAGGTGCTAAAACTAGGTGATGTGAAAGCCTATAGAGGTTGGAAGGAGCTGTGTGGAGGTTACGACAACATTGGGGCTACTGAGGTTGATTTCAAAAACTTTGTCAGGGACATAAAAACCTACATTGGTAATTTTGATGCACAAATGTTTGTTGAAAATCTTATTGGGAGAAAAGACACATGCagttcattttactttgattttatagTAGATGAAAACAAGTGTCTGGCTGGAGTGTTTTGGGCAGATCCGATCTGCATAAAGAACTACATGCTGTTCGGTGAGGTTTTATCAGCAGATGCTACATATggaacaaacaagtacgatatggtATTTGTGCCTTTCACAGGAGTTGATCACCACAAAAGGTGCATAACGTTTGGAGCTGGGTTGATAGGTGATGAAAGTATTGAGTGTTATACATGGCTGTTCAAGACATTTTTGGAAGCAATGAGCGGGTGCCAACCGAGAATTATAATTACTGATCAGGACAAATCAATGAAGTCGGTAGTCCCGGAAGCGTTTAAGGAGTCAACACACAGACTGTGCATGTGGCACATAATGAAGAAACTAAGAGAGAAAGTCAGTTATCAACTGTTTCAAGATGAGGATTTTAAGACCAGGCTCAATAGGTGTGTTGGGAACAACCAACTTGAGCCTGATGAATTCGAAGAACAATGGGGGAAGATAATGACTGATTATCAACTTGTAGAACACGAGTGGTTTTCAGATTTGTACGATCTCGGGAACAAGTGGATCCCGCCTATTTTAAAGATATTTCAATGTCCGGCTTGA